One Halorientalis litorea DNA segment encodes these proteins:
- a CDS encoding class I SAM-dependent methyltransferase, with product MSDGESFIRFYESEFGMTIMDREAAYVKQHVSADDRILDVGCGIGSLEERFPGHEMIGVDRSEAMIQAAQDRVSAPFVLGDATALPVASASVDAVVSVSTLEFIPEIETVLAEATRVLAPGGTLVALVLNTRSEYVQSNLQREGSYFQRMVHRDSEALADTILECVEGEQEFFLGISDEQVFESTDPSKAAISAVVGTLPE from the coding sequence ATGAGCGACGGAGAGAGTTTCATTCGATTCTATGAAAGCGAGTTCGGGATGACGATCATGGATCGCGAGGCTGCATACGTGAAACAGCACGTCAGTGCGGACGACCGAATTTTAGACGTTGGATGCGGCATCGGCTCGCTCGAAGAGCGTTTTCCCGGCCACGAAATGATCGGGGTGGATCGCTCGGAGGCGATGATCCAGGCAGCACAGGATCGAGTTTCTGCACCGTTCGTGCTCGGCGATGCGACCGCGCTCCCTGTCGCATCAGCGTCCGTCGATGCTGTCGTCTCCGTCTCGACGCTCGAATTCATTCCCGAAATCGAGACAGTCCTTGCGGAAGCCACTCGCGTACTCGCTCCTGGAGGGACTCTCGTTGCACTCGTGTTGAACACACGTTCCGAGTACGTTCAATCGAATCTCCAGCGAGAAGGTTCCTACTTCCAGCGGATGGTTCACCGGGACTCTGAGGCGTTGGCGGACACGATACTTGAGTGCGTCGAGGGCGAGCAGGAGTTCTTCTTGGGTATCTCCGACGAGCAAGTCTTCGAGAGCACAGACCCATCGAAAGCTGCGATCTCAGCGGTAGTCGGGACTCTGCCTGAGTGA
- a CDS encoding glycosyltransferase family 4 protein, producing the protein MRALNYLELADRLDRSGIGTSVDHQRAALADTDIEVVTSPWTGGGPASGLRAAATGRGLFADYDIAHCNMIGPGTVAVARHAKREDIPLVLHSHVTAEDFAESFRGSTHLAGPLGRYLRWFYSQADLVLCPSEYTKRTIESYPVGAPIRPISNGVDLDSLVGYEDCRTEYRERFDLDGMVVFAVGNVFERKGLTTFCRLAEATEYEFAWFGPYDTGPQASKTVRKWTTNPPENVTFTGWVEDIRGAFGAGDVYLFPTKAENQGIAVLEAMACRKAVVLRDIPVFEEFYTHGEDCLKCETRAEFRDALDRLAANPDLRERLGENARQTAEKHGLDRVGDELSAVYHDLVGNPTN; encoded by the coding sequence GTGCGCGCCCTGAACTACCTCGAACTGGCCGACCGTCTCGACCGGAGCGGTATCGGCACGTCCGTCGACCACCAGCGCGCGGCACTGGCCGACACCGACATCGAGGTGGTCACCTCGCCGTGGACGGGCGGCGGTCCCGCGAGCGGCCTCCGCGCGGCGGCGACGGGTCGCGGACTCTTCGCCGACTACGATATCGCCCACTGCAACATGATAGGGCCGGGAACCGTCGCCGTGGCCCGCCACGCCAAGCGCGAGGACATTCCCCTCGTCCTCCACTCCCACGTCACCGCCGAGGACTTCGCCGAGAGTTTCCGCGGGTCGACCCACCTCGCGGGGCCGTTGGGTCGGTACCTCCGGTGGTTCTACTCCCAAGCCGACCTCGTACTCTGTCCGAGCGAGTACACGAAACGGACCATCGAATCCTACCCCGTCGGGGCACCGATTCGCCCCATCTCCAACGGCGTGGATCTCGACTCGCTCGTCGGCTACGAGGACTGCCGGACGGAGTATCGGGAGCGGTTCGACCTCGACGGGATGGTCGTGTTCGCCGTCGGCAACGTCTTCGAGCGGAAGGGCCTCACGACGTTCTGCCGGTTGGCCGAAGCGACCGAGTACGAGTTCGCGTGGTTCGGCCCGTACGACACCGGGCCACAGGCATCGAAGACGGTGCGGAAGTGGACGACGAATCCGCCGGAAAACGTCACGTTCACCGGGTGGGTCGAGGACATACGCGGCGCGTTCGGTGCCGGTGACGTGTACCTCTTCCCCACGAAGGCGGAGAACCAAGGCATCGCCGTGTTGGAGGCGATGGCCTGCCGGAAGGCCGTCGTTCTGCGGGACATTCCAGTGTTCGAGGAGTTCTACACGCACGGCGAGGACTGCCTGAAGTGTGAGACGCGTGCGGAATTCCGGGACGCCCTCGACCGCTTGGCGGCGAACCCGGACCTGCGCGAACGTCTCGGGGAGAACGCGCGGCAGACGGCGGAAAAGCACGGGTTAGACCGCGTCGGCGACGAGTTATCAGCGGTCTATCACGACCTCGTCGGCAATCCGACCAATTAA
- a CDS encoding CoA-binding protein — translation MPVEDDAALSEILDAQTIAVVGCSATPSKAAHRIPKYMQSHGYEIVPVNPFEDEILGQRAYDSLSEVEADIDIVDVFRPSDEVAGIVEEALDRDDAGVVWLQQGITDDEAAAKADAAGRQFVQDRCLKVEHQRLKT, via the coding sequence ATGCCAGTCGAAGACGACGCGGCACTCTCCGAGATACTCGACGCCCAGACCATCGCCGTCGTCGGCTGTTCGGCCACGCCGAGCAAGGCGGCCCACCGGATACCGAAGTACATGCAGTCACACGGCTACGAGATAGTCCCGGTCAACCCGTTCGAGGACGAAATCCTCGGCCAGCGTGCGTACGATTCGCTGTCCGAAGTCGAGGCGGACATCGACATCGTGGACGTGTTCCGGCCGAGCGACGAGGTGGCGGGCATCGTCGAGGAGGCACTCGACCGCGACGACGCGGGCGTCGTCTGGCTCCAACAGGGAATTACCGACGACGAGGCTGCAGCGAAAGCGGATGCGGCGGGTCGGCAGTTCGTCCAAGACCGCTGTCTGAAGGTCGAACACCAGCGGCTCAAGACGTAG
- a CDS encoding helix-turn-helix domain-containing protein, producing the protein MSLYEASIRVEHECPYREISERHPDLTIREWPLSDCQVLEITSETTPTDELLDEISRLGTILHESKGEDGYHVVTQSCLCSLEESIIDRFEEHNCLYQSPTIYRQGWEHYTVVAFDGDDIRELLGDLRSDREIELLSKTSISETQIPHSMLAPASQLFENLTDRQLAALQLALERGYYEQPRKTSLRDLTEQTAVARSTYEEHLRKAENKLLTNAGQFLRLVTATATSDPLEVEKTRQAKRAAE; encoded by the coding sequence ATGAGTCTGTACGAAGCCTCGATACGGGTCGAACACGAGTGTCCGTACCGAGAAATCTCGGAGCGCCACCCGGACTTGACGATACGTGAGTGGCCGCTGAGCGACTGCCAAGTGCTCGAAATCACCTCCGAGACGACACCGACTGATGAGCTACTCGACGAGATCAGTCGGCTTGGAACCATCCTTCACGAATCGAAGGGGGAAGACGGGTATCACGTCGTCACGCAGTCGTGTCTCTGCTCACTGGAAGAGTCCATCATCGACCGATTCGAGGAGCACAACTGTCTGTATCAGTCACCAACGATCTACCGCCAAGGCTGGGAGCACTACACGGTAGTTGCATTCGACGGTGACGACATCCGGGAGTTACTCGGTGACCTGCGATCCGACAGGGAAATCGAACTGCTCTCGAAGACGTCGATTTCGGAGACGCAGATTCCCCACAGTATGCTGGCACCGGCGAGTCAGCTGTTCGAGAATCTCACTGACCGACAGCTAGCGGCACTCCAGTTAGCACTGGAACGCGGCTACTACGAACAACCGCGGAAGACTTCCCTCCGAGACCTTACCGAACAAACAGCCGTCGCTCGTTCAACGTACGAAGAGCACCTCCGAAAGGCCGAGAACAAACTCCTCACGAACGCGGGCCAGTTTCTGCGACTGGTCACCGCTACCGCCACGTCTGACCCATTAGAAGTAGAGAAGACACGACAGGCCAAGCGAGCGGCCGAATAG
- a CDS encoding mechanosensitive ion channel family protein has translation MTLLQTGGAFVADFLDNAGVPAADAIGSAITFVVSFLVLYLVGKAVVQPLVRRVLNRRGLDQHARKPLLKITGILTVFVAIAVAFGLAGYGNFLTALATVAAAATLAIGFAMQDVIKNFVAGIFIFTDRPFRIGDWIEWDGNSGVVEDISLRVSRVRTFDNELLTVPNSQLTDDVIKNPVAKDQLRLKFLFGIGYDDDIDEATEIIIEEAENHEEILDDPAPSVRLVELGDSSVGLQSRIWIANPSRADFVKTRAEYVKAVKEAFDAAGIDIPYPNRTIGGGLELENVEGIAEPQAGDD, from the coding sequence ATGACGCTCCTGCAGACTGGCGGCGCGTTCGTCGCCGACTTCCTCGACAACGCCGGCGTCCCCGCGGCCGACGCCATCGGGTCGGCGATAACGTTCGTCGTCTCGTTCCTCGTCCTCTATCTGGTCGGCAAGGCCGTCGTCCAGCCTCTCGTGCGGCGCGTGCTGAACCGGCGGGGACTCGACCAGCACGCCCGCAAACCCCTACTCAAAATCACGGGCATCCTCACCGTCTTCGTCGCCATCGCCGTCGCGTTCGGACTTGCTGGCTACGGCAACTTCCTCACGGCACTCGCCACCGTCGCCGCGGCGGCGACGCTCGCCATCGGCTTCGCCATGCAGGACGTCATCAAGAACTTCGTCGCCGGCATCTTCATCTTCACCGACCGCCCGTTCCGCATCGGCGACTGGATAGAGTGGGACGGCAACTCCGGCGTCGTCGAGGACATCAGCCTGCGCGTCTCCCGCGTGCGGACCTTCGACAACGAACTCCTGACGGTGCCGAACTCCCAGTTGACCGACGATGTCATCAAGAACCCCGTCGCCAAGGACCAACTCCGCCTGAAGTTCCTCTTCGGCATCGGCTACGACGACGACATCGACGAGGCCACCGAGATAATCATCGAGGAGGCCGAAAACCACGAGGAGATTCTGGACGACCCGGCCCCCTCGGTTCGGTTGGTGGAACTCGGCGATTCGTCGGTGGGTCTGCAGTCCCGCATCTGGATTGCCAACCCCTCGCGTGCGGACTTCGTGAAGACCCGTGCCGAGTACGTCAAAGCGGTCAAAGAGGCGTTCGACGCCGCCGGCATCGACATCCCCTACCCGAACCGCACCATCGGCGGTGGTCTCGAACTGGAGAACGTCGAAGGCATCGCGGAACCGCAGGCGGGCGACGACTAA
- a CDS encoding RAD55 family ATPase, whose translation MYELGSDFGDATVDQGTNILVAGPPLSGKRELAMNVLKQGSDREEGSIVVTTRDNAERVLDDFEALVGSPENVDVGIVDCVTKHQGRSVSDTDLVKYASSPVDMTGIGIKFSEFIEEFTAYRDIEHNRVMFDSISTLLLYSDLRTVFRFMHVFTSRVEKADAVGIHVIESTAHDEEAMNTLKQLFDGIVRTDEDRNVTLQLPGIDM comes from the coding sequence ATGTACGAACTGGGTTCTGATTTCGGTGACGCGACAGTCGACCAGGGGACCAATATCCTCGTCGCTGGGCCTCCACTCTCCGGTAAACGCGAGTTGGCGATGAACGTCCTCAAACAGGGCTCCGACCGGGAGGAAGGTTCTATCGTCGTCACGACACGGGACAACGCCGAGCGCGTTCTCGACGACTTCGAGGCACTCGTCGGGTCACCCGAGAACGTCGACGTGGGTATCGTCGACTGCGTGACCAAACATCAAGGGCGGTCGGTTTCGGATACGGACCTCGTCAAGTACGCGTCTTCTCCGGTCGATATGACCGGTATCGGTATCAAGTTCTCCGAGTTCATCGAGGAGTTCACGGCCTACCGCGACATCGAACACAACCGCGTGATGTTCGACTCCATCTCGACGCTGTTGCTCTACTCGGACCTGCGGACCGTCTTCCGGTTCATGCACGTGTTCACCAGTCGCGTCGAGAAGGCAGACGCCGTCGGTATCCACGTCATCGAGTCGACGGCACACGACGAGGAGGCGATGAACACGCTCAAGCAGTTGTTCGACGGCATCGTGCGGACGGACGAGGACCGCAACGTCACGCTCCAACTCCCCGGCATCGACATGTAG
- a CDS encoding ribonuclease P protein component 4 — protein sequence MPDEEQLAAERVDRLQSLASEAAAAGEFDRSREYVRRARRVAERTRLSLPRTFKRFTCDACDVYLRPGTNARVRTRDGHVVVTCDCGAQARYPYR from the coding sequence GTGCCCGACGAGGAGCAACTCGCGGCCGAGCGCGTCGACCGACTCCAGTCCCTCGCCAGCGAGGCGGCCGCAGCGGGGGAGTTCGACCGCTCGCGCGAGTACGTACGCCGTGCCCGCCGCGTCGCCGAACGGACCCGCCTCTCGCTACCACGGACGTTCAAGCGGTTCACATGCGACGCCTGCGACGTGTACCTCCGGCCCGGGACCAACGCCCGCGTCAGGACTCGTGACGGCCACGTCGTCGTCACCTGTGACTGCGGTGCGCAGGCGCGCTACCCCTATCGCTGA
- a CDS encoding DUF7548 family protein, translating into MDRLRVAPTVGIVASVALVVALSIPYLLGVDGTGGYYGSGGVNPLLAGLFALVTIIVFAAGREERSDPQLAAGVALALGVFAVIVTLSWALTARVDAVQLTSAHRWVVVGAAGSVPLSAGWYARTLGVL; encoded by the coding sequence ATGGACCGGTTGCGGGTCGCTCCGACCGTCGGTATCGTCGCCTCGGTGGCCCTCGTCGTCGCACTCAGTATCCCGTATCTGCTGGGCGTCGACGGCACGGGCGGCTACTACGGGTCCGGGGGCGTGAACCCACTCCTCGCTGGCCTGTTCGCGCTGGTCACTATCATCGTCTTCGCCGCCGGACGCGAGGAGCGGTCGGACCCACAACTGGCCGCCGGCGTCGCGCTCGCGCTCGGGGTGTTCGCCGTCATCGTCACGCTCTCGTGGGCACTGACTGCCCGTGTCGACGCCGTCCAACTCACGTCCGCCCACCGGTGGGTCGTGGTCGGGGCCGCCGGGTCGGTACCGCTCAGTGCTGGCTGGTACGCCCGGACGCTCGGCGTCCTGTAG
- a CDS encoding YhbY family RNA-binding protein produces MNDTDRRQRIHDLDVTVWVGKNGIGAVVEELNDQIAERDLVKVKFLRAARGGTTTEDLAADLAAEVNASVVETRGHTAVLER; encoded by the coding sequence ATGAACGACACCGACCGGCGACAACGCATCCACGACCTCGACGTGACCGTCTGGGTCGGGAAGAACGGCATCGGAGCGGTCGTCGAGGAACTGAACGACCAAATCGCGGAGCGGGACTTGGTGAAGGTCAAGTTCCTCCGGGCGGCCCGCGGCGGGACGACGACCGAGGATTTGGCGGCTGACCTCGCCGCCGAAGTCAACGCGTCGGTCGTCGAGACGCGCGGTCACACGGCAGTCTTGGAGCGATGA
- a CDS encoding glycosyltransferase: MLPTAAVFTDTYLPTVNGVTYTIQTWREQWEGRDGEMPVVYPDGDGYDPAVGEWPVRSMSFPFYEGFNVAMPSVPDELPAADPDLIHAHTPFLLGLSGLNYARQHDLPLVASYHTPTSEYADYIAEGWLRSPVERAARSYEKWYMNRAEMVIVPSEPARHHLREIDVRAPIEVVPNGVDTEQFKPVDTDEFCRTHGLDADRPLVGYTGRHGFEKELDLILDATDGMDVTVVFGGDGPARDRLERRAATADVDVHFLGFLDRGDLPAFYSALDVFAFPSPVETQGLVALEANACGTPVAAVDAGALSDTVRNGENGYRAPPGDVGGFRETIERTLRDREPLRENCLAQRESISVDHAVDALREAYALLE; encoded by the coding sequence ATGCTGCCCACCGCCGCCGTGTTCACGGACACCTACCTCCCGACGGTCAACGGCGTCACCTACACGATTCAGACGTGGCGCGAGCAGTGGGAGGGGCGCGACGGGGAGATGCCCGTCGTCTACCCGGACGGCGACGGGTACGACCCTGCCGTCGGCGAGTGGCCGGTTCGGAGCATGTCCTTCCCGTTCTACGAGGGGTTCAACGTGGCTATGCCGTCGGTTCCGGACGAACTCCCGGCGGCGGACCCGGACCTCATCCACGCCCACACGCCGTTCCTCCTGGGCCTCAGCGGCCTCAACTACGCGCGTCAACACGACCTGCCGCTGGTCGCCTCCTACCACACGCCGACATCCGAGTACGCCGACTACATCGCGGAGGGGTGGCTCCGCTCGCCTGTCGAGCGGGCGGCCCGCAGCTACGAGAAGTGGTACATGAACCGTGCCGAGATGGTTATCGTCCCGAGCGAACCGGCCCGCCACCACCTCCGGGAAATCGACGTTCGCGCACCCATCGAAGTCGTCCCAAACGGCGTCGACACGGAGCAGTTCAAGCCGGTCGATACCGACGAGTTCTGCCGGACACACGGCCTCGACGCCGACCGCCCGCTGGTGGGGTACACCGGCCGCCACGGCTTCGAGAAGGAGTTAGACCTGATACTTGACGCCACCGACGGCATGGACGTGACGGTGGTGTTCGGGGGCGACGGACCGGCACGGGACCGCCTCGAACGGCGCGCCGCCACAGCAGACGTCGACGTACACTTTCTCGGCTTTCTCGACCGGGGCGACCTCCCGGCGTTTTACAGCGCGTTGGACGTGTTCGCGTTCCCGAGTCCCGTCGAGACACAGGGGTTGGTCGCGCTGGAGGCGAACGCTTGCGGGACGCCCGTCGCGGCCGTCGACGCCGGCGCGCTCTCGGACACCGTTCGGAACGGCGAGAACGGCTACCGCGCGCCCCCGGGCGACGTAGGCGGCTTCCGGGAGACGATAGAGCGGACGCTCCGCGACCGGGAACCACTCCGGGAAAACTGTCTCGCCCAGCGCGAATCAATCAGCGTCGACCACGCCGTCGACGCGCTCCGCGAGGCCTACGCGCTGCTCGAATAA
- a CDS encoding DUF5798 family protein, giving the protein MVGLGDTKKKIQKMIDAAEDLYGKMNQLRAEVDQLRQTVESTSETVDGMEHELAEQRALLDALAADADIDTERVLAEATIATAEDPDENPATGGETSGAAGGAAAEPED; this is encoded by the coding sequence ATGGTCGGACTCGGCGACACGAAGAAGAAAATCCAGAAGATGATCGACGCGGCGGAGGACCTCTACGGGAAGATGAACCAACTCCGCGCGGAGGTCGACCAACTCCGTCAGACCGTCGAGAGCACGAGCGAGACTGTCGACGGGATGGAACACGAACTGGCCGAACAGCGCGCCCTCCTCGACGCACTCGCGGCGGACGCCGACATCGACACCGAGCGCGTCCTCGCGGAGGCCACGATAGCGACCGCCGAGGACCCGGACGAGAACCCGGCGACGGGCGGCGAGACGAGCGGTGCCGCCGGCGGTGCGGCCGCCGAACCCGAGGACTGA
- a CDS encoding MBL fold metallo-hydrolase, with protein sequence MQEITPEELSAQLRNGDGGPLVLDIRHEADFEDWHIPDSINVDVYDELTDDPEQAKDALSDLPRDDRVVTVCAAGVVSETATEVLQELDYDAVTLTDGMNGWSRVHRYAEVPADIDGTLIQVARPGKGCLSHVLVSGGEAVVFDPSHYLDEYEAIVEEYDADLVGVFDTHAHADHVSGAAELADHHGVPYYLHPKDALAIDATPAEDGQTVTVGSLDIEVIHTPGHSEGSVSFDIDGAALITGDTLFHESVGRVELGVEAGIEDSDVEQNAATLYESLQRLLARPDDALVLPAHDPGSPEPPVSATLAEVKDWNDDLGRDREEFVRELAADIPDHPPNFERVKRTNVGQESVPSDELAELELGPNNCAAE encoded by the coding sequence ATGCAGGAGATCACGCCGGAAGAACTCAGCGCACAGTTGCGGAATGGTGATGGCGGGCCGCTCGTCCTCGATATTCGCCACGAAGCGGATTTCGAGGACTGGCATATCCCAGACAGCATCAACGTCGATGTCTACGACGAATTAACTGACGACCCTGAACAGGCCAAGGACGCCCTCTCAGACTTGCCCCGTGACGACCGAGTCGTCACGGTCTGTGCCGCAGGTGTCGTCTCTGAGACCGCGACAGAAGTTCTCCAGGAGTTGGACTACGATGCGGTGACGCTCACCGATGGGATGAACGGCTGGAGCCGTGTCCACCGGTACGCGGAGGTACCCGCCGATATCGATGGCACGCTCATTCAGGTCGCACGCCCGGGGAAGGGCTGCCTCTCGCACGTTCTCGTTTCAGGCGGTGAAGCAGTCGTCTTCGACCCGTCACACTATCTCGACGAATACGAGGCCATTGTCGAGGAGTACGACGCCGACTTGGTCGGGGTCTTCGACACGCACGCCCACGCCGACCACGTCTCGGGTGCGGCGGAGCTCGCCGACCATCACGGCGTCCCCTACTACCTCCATCCGAAGGATGCTCTCGCAATCGACGCGACGCCAGCCGAGGACGGACAAACTGTAACAGTCGGCAGTCTCGACATCGAGGTCATTCACACGCCGGGACACAGCGAGGGGAGCGTCTCGTTCGACATCGACGGTGCCGCCCTGATCACGGGCGATACACTCTTTCACGAGAGCGTGGGACGCGTCGAACTCGGTGTCGAAGCGGGAATCGAGGACTCCGACGTCGAACAGAACGCGGCGACGCTCTACGAGAGTCTTCAGCGATTGCTGGCCCGACCGGACGACGCGCTGGTCCTGCCAGCACACGACCCTGGCTCGCCCGAACCACCGGTGTCGGCGACCCTTGCGGAGGTCAAGGACTGGAACGACGACCTTGGCCGCGACCGAGAGGAGTTCGTCCGCGAACTCGCAGCTGACATCCCGGATCACCCGCCGAACTTCGAGCGCGTCAAGCGGACGAACGTCGGACAGGAATCGGTCCCGAGCGACGAACTGGCCGAACTGGAACTGGGCCCCAACAACTGCGCTGCTGAATGA
- a CDS encoding nucleoside phosphorylase: MTDSSDPDTSPLFEAKEFDESSVFSPEALLENARRQKDLPEHSVPDICILDPDGDIVRQLSATGEAHEDEAWPGYHTDLYRFERNGEEFGIVGCAVGAPFAVLLAEQLFAAGCQFLISVTSSGQIVPKDDPPYFVLIDRALRDEGTSHHYHSTSRYATLDEELRAPVEEECKTVSRPVYTGATWTTDAPFRETETAIDRARLDEILAVEMEAAALYTFADVREQPLVCFAHVTNQMGQTEEDFEKGDADGSLDALEVIDASATAWRSLN; the protein is encoded by the coding sequence ATGACCGATTCGTCCGATCCGGACACGTCCCCGCTTTTCGAGGCGAAAGAATTCGACGAATCATCTGTATTCTCGCCGGAAGCACTGCTGGAGAACGCTCGACGGCAGAAAGACCTCCCAGAACACTCAGTTCCGGATATCTGTATCCTCGATCCAGATGGAGATATTGTGCGCCAGTTGTCGGCCACCGGCGAAGCACACGAAGATGAAGCGTGGCCCGGTTATCACACTGACCTCTATCGGTTCGAACGAAACGGCGAGGAGTTCGGAATTGTCGGGTGTGCTGTCGGGGCACCGTTCGCTGTGCTGCTTGCAGAGCAATTGTTCGCCGCAGGCTGCCAGTTTCTCATAAGCGTCACCTCCTCAGGACAGATCGTACCCAAGGACGATCCGCCCTACTTCGTTCTCATCGATCGCGCGCTCCGCGACGAAGGAACGAGTCACCATTACCACTCGACGAGTCGCTATGCAACTCTCGATGAAGAGCTTCGTGCTCCGGTCGAGGAGGAGTGCAAAACCGTGTCTCGACCTGTATACACGGGAGCAACGTGGACAACGGACGCCCCGTTTCGGGAAACGGAGACTGCAATCGACCGTGCCCGATTAGACGAGATTCTTGCTGTCGAAATGGAGGCAGCAGCACTCTACACGTTCGCCGACGTTCGAGAGCAACCACTCGTTTGCTTCGCCCACGTGACCAACCAAATGGGACAGACAGAGGAAGATTTCGAGAAAGGGGATGCAGATGGGAGTCTGGATGCATTAGAGGTGATTGACGCGTCTGCTACGGCTTGGCGATCGTTGAATTGA
- a CDS encoding geranylgeranylglycerol-phosphate geranylgeranyltransferase → MGIGAAARGALELTRPVNAVVAGMLTFIGSFVAVPVASLSAVPVAAAVGATVLATGAGNAINDYFDRDIDRINDPDRPIPRGAISPRGALAFSVALFLVAVVVALALLPILAIAIAVVNLAALVTYTELFKGKPGVGNALVAYLGGSTFLFGGAAVGSVGPTVVLFLLAALSTLAREIIKDVEDVAGDREEGLNTLPIAIGERRALQLAAGLLLAAALASPVPYLTGTFGVAYLAVVGPADLVMLAAGYRSFECPSVGQSQLKYGMFLAAAAFVAGRAATVV, encoded by the coding sequence ATGGGCATCGGAGCGGCCGCGCGGGGGGCACTCGAACTGACACGGCCGGTGAACGCCGTCGTCGCCGGGATGTTGACGTTCATCGGGTCGTTCGTCGCCGTGCCCGTAGCGTCGCTCTCGGCGGTCCCGGTGGCCGCGGCGGTCGGTGCGACCGTCTTGGCGACCGGGGCCGGGAACGCCATCAACGACTACTTCGACCGCGACATCGACCGCATCAACGACCCCGACCGGCCGATTCCGCGTGGCGCGATTTCGCCACGCGGGGCACTCGCGTTCAGCGTCGCCCTCTTTCTGGTGGCCGTCGTCGTCGCGCTGGCACTTCTGCCGATCCTCGCCATTGCCATCGCCGTCGTGAACCTCGCCGCGTTGGTCACGTACACGGAGTTATTCAAAGGGAAGCCGGGCGTCGGGAACGCGCTGGTGGCGTACCTCGGCGGGAGTACGTTTCTGTTCGGTGGCGCGGCGGTCGGGTCGGTCGGCCCGACTGTCGTCCTCTTCTTGCTCGCGGCACTCTCGACGCTGGCCCGCGAGATTATCAAGGACGTCGAGGACGTGGCGGGTGACAGAGAGGAGGGGCTGAACACCCTCCCGATAGCAATCGGCGAGCGGCGGGCACTCCAGTTGGCCGCGGGACTGCTACTCGCGGCGGCACTCGCCAGTCCCGTCCCGTACCTGACGGGGACGTTCGGCGTGGCGTATCTGGCGGTCGTCGGTCCCGCAGACCTCGTAATGCTCGCCGCGGGCTATCGGAGTTTCGAGTGTCCGTCGGTCGGCCAGTCGCAGCTGAAATACGGAATGTTCTTGGCGGCAGCGGCGTTCGTCGCGGGGCGTGCCGCGACGGTCGTATGA